CTTGCTTTAGACGATATTTAGTTTAAGATTGTAGGCCTAATATTATTCCCATAAACATATTTAtgtaaaaagtaaaatgtatGTAAAGTATTTTGCCTTTTCTGTGTCAGTAAAGATAGGGCTAAAAGCATACCAAACAACGAACCAGCGGTCTTTATTTATGGTTTTGCagcaaattgatttttttcatttcaaaatgtacctgtattaaattatatttatataataattttcttattaatCAGTGTTTACCCAAGTACTGTGCCACTTCTTCATCAGGTAACAATCGTCGGCACTCAGATACATTTCCAATAAACATTTAGCCCCAGTACTTCGAAGCACAAACGCAGCTTTATCCACGGCATGCTCAACAATGCAAATTGCCATACAAAGAATAAGTATATTTTTAATGAGCTTTGATACAAGATGTAGACAAAAATCTAATATTACAGCTCGCCTGCAACATTTTGATAGGTTGGTTGGCAGATTTGTTTCCGTTGAATATCAAGGTTGTAACCgcaattaatatttttttacatatcTTATTTACAGTTATAggaataaatatataatatataatatTATCCAGACAGTAAATTTCTCTCTAGACATGATTAGTCCTAGGCTTTGGGATTGTGTGTACTGCGTTAAAAAGATCCAGGAATGGGTTGATAGGCGACCAAATTTGGTTTTTAATACCGCGAAAGCAGGAGATAAAAGTGGGATTTTGTACGTCTTTTGTGCAGTGATCGGGTAGCGTATGAGCTTAATGGCGGCTTATTATTGAGCCAAAATACGTCTTTTTGCGGCGGTTGTGGTGCCAAACAGGGCTTATTACAGGACCGTAATTGACAGCTTGCTATTGGATAGGTATTTTATCATAACGTCCCTTGCCAAACCAAAATAGATATACAATCGAAATTAAAAAcggaaattttgtttatttttgtttgtaacgAACCGAATTATTGCTGTGCGGAACACAATAGCGGAACGCAGAGGGAACGAAAATGGAAGTGGTTTCCTTTTTCGGATGTCGTAAGTTCACTCGTTGCAGACTTAGATGAAATAGCTAGCGCTATATTATGAAGTGCAgcttgcatttttcttcttttttgcctaCGGCCAAAGACACTTGCACTATTAGTGGTCGTTTCAATTCACTTGcgaggaataaaaaaaatgtttttgaaaaacttacATCAATAAACAGGCTTTGCGAGGCGGGTGCGGTGCAATGAATGAGAGATTATAAGTATGtctattttttataaaaagtGGAGTCGAGTTCGAGCTTGCAAATACGGAGAAACTCATTAAAAAAGGGGTTTCATTCCGTATGTATTTTAGttaaaaactataaatttGGCCGAATAAAAGAAGCGTTTTTCGCAACATTTCAAATTGCGTAAGGTCGTGAAAAATTCCTAGTTTGGGGCTGATAAAAAGGGTTGTTAAGTTAGAACGGTAAATTGTTTCATTGATATTTCTGAATTGCCAGAGACGCGAAAGGCCTTGAAGGTGCGGCGGAAAAACCGAACATTGAACATACTAAcgtaaaacataaaaaggCGACATTCATCTCTCATCTTCATTCATCCATCCATTTCATCACCCTCATTCTGTCTCTGTTACAAGCTCTTTGCACGAGAGTCTGTAAtaaatggtgccgaaacccgggatttgACGAACACGTGCATTTTCCGTCCTCATCTGTAAAAACCCTCGCTTGATTTGTAAATTGTCGGGTATTCTCCCTGTAAAACTTTGGCAGACGTCCacgccagcctgaaggcaCCCCTCTGTCTACCACGCGTTTGCCACCGGACTTGAAGATTGGTgtatctacgtgaatcatcgacatccgttaacgtgTGACTCTATCAGCCTATAATAACGTTTCTACGTCACGAGTGAAGCCGTacccaaagccgaaaatatggaCATAGACGGCCATAACCCAATGGTAGACGTATCGAAAGctgaacggcagaagagtgaaaGGCCACTCCTTCCCgaaacgatctcaagaagaaaggTGGGAAGAGAACGGCGGCCTACACGAAGCTAACGGCACAACCTAGAAAGGCAGTGGAagacaacaagaaagaagcTATCAGATTAAAGAAGCTGCAAGTAAcagcatggcgtgacgaattgattcgtataTATGACGAAGTCAAAGCCATTCACAACcaatatacagaaagtatatccggcctcactgagcagcaacgtcaagcatgtgacaagtgggaAGTAGACTTCGAAACCGATCATGTTGAAATTATCAAATTGGCTACGTCACTTCTTCGAATCCATCCGTCAGCTCGATTGGGACATCAGCTTCGGACATCACATGCAGTATCACGTGATCCGAAAAAAAGCGTACCAACGTTAAACCAGCCAGCCTTCTCCAACAATGAATCCAAGGGGAGTCGGAGACTGAAGCACAGATGCTGAAGCtggaattgaagttggaaacggcaaggGCTCAGACGGAAGCAAACACAACCTCCATTACATAAAACCTCAATAAGGTGTTAAGGAGCATTAGTGAACAGCTGAGTAAACTCATTGATAGCCCAAGAGTCACGTCCAAAGATATCGCGGCCAACAACACGTTAGTCAGAGAAGCACACCAAACGTTCGACGGGTTAGATCAGAAAATTGATGCAGTCAAGGTGGAGTTAAACGCCTAAATCGAAGAGCTTCGAACGGAAGTAGACTTGATGAAAGTTCAACCACGAACGATTCAAGATGATGTGACCTCCCGAGCAATCACAAGTCTTACCAACTCGTCAAGACGTTTCCACCCTGTCACCCCTCCGAACGATGGAAGATGCAGTCCGACATCGCAGAAGATTGGTCGCCGCTGATGCATCTCTACGAGACCCGCGGCGAGGGGCGATGGCCACGATGACGTCCAGTTGCGACCCTACggatcacgacgaagatgaccGCTCTGAACGTTCACACACCCACAGTCAAGTTAATCGTCCTCACAGCAGCTGCTGCAGTCGCCTACAACCTCCAaacttcaagatccagccGTTTGACGGTAACCCGAAGAATCAAGCGCGATTCAAGGCcaaattccaggccttgtatgTAGAGACCGAAGATTCTCCGGtacttctttttatgttgGAGGAGCTGCTAGCCGAAGAGGTACGAAATGAAATCGGTGAATGTCTTACCGACGGAACAATGTACTCCGTGGTGTGGGAACGTTTAGACGTGGTCTACGGTCGTACTGAGATCATGGATCAGACGTACCTCGACGACCTTTTACAGGTCCCGCCACTGAAGAGCTTAGATGCTGCCACCCTCAAAACTTTCGCAAACCGCTTTCACGGAGCTGTAGCCACGCTCTCAAAATCGAAGTACACCCATGAGCTGTACAGCCGTACCACGTTGATGGCCCTTGAAGCAAAATTGACGCCGTACCTCAAGGATAAGTGGaatgaaaaacggaaaaagacAGGCGTAGAACTGAATGTTCTAGACCAAGAGGACTGGGTAACGTTGAAATCCATGAGCAaacaacatggaaaaaatgtattcgagtctttacccacgtcgacgtccaaagatgtaaagttcgacgaaaggaagcaCGTCAAGAGACCCAGCTTTCCACACATGTCGACAATTGGACACgtatcgacgatggaaggttcgagATCATCGGCGTTATCATCTTCAGCAACAATGTCTCCAAGGAGCCGATCAACATCGGGGTAGATACAAGCCGAGAAGGTGGAACGGTGGAGGTGCCTTGTCTGTAACGGCAGGGCCAACAATCTCTCAACCTGTACCGCTTTCATGTGTCTCACGCCCACGAATAGGGCTGAGAAGGTATTAAAGTCCCGAAGATGTTtgttatgtcttacgggaaaacacgaacgcaaggaGTGTCCCAGGGACATCAGCTGTACTATTGCTGGGTGTACTGGAACCcgacaccacaccttgcttcatgGATCCGAATTCATCCCATTGAGAAGGCTAGCGGATCAACCTGCCCCATCAGCGTCACCATCGACAGCATTCCTTGGGACTTTGACCCatctggaaacagtaaaacgcCGTGTACATTTCAAGATTgtaccggttcgtgttggagCTGGTGAAACATTggtcgacactttcggtttcctggaTACCGGAAGTGACACCACGCTGATAAGGGGCGACTTAGTAAAGAAGTTGGGACTCGTTGTGCCGTCAACGTTCTCTCGTATGACAGAGCCCCGTCTAACGTTacggcttccgtagtaaacttcgccttaacatctcgtgatggtcaaagccagtttgaagtcaaacacgcttacgccgtctacaatttgaaggtgacgccgaatacgccgatcgaccctcgacagttggagtcatggaTACACCTACGTGGTATTGACGTCCCGACCGTTCAAcaagaggacgtgaccgtgctgataagaatcgacgtcgcagaggcccatgatcatgtagcttccatcaagccgtcggctggaacgactggggccatcgccttcaagacgccgtttggctGTTGTTTGGGCAGACAAACGGGCCCGCCACAAGAcggacgcccgttcatcgctcatctggccacTGAGGATTGTCCCGAAGACCTaaacgagctggtgaagaaaTTCTTCCAACTTGAGGCCAACGACGTAGACATAGAACCGCCTGTTCTATCTGAGGACGATCTACGGGGAAAACGTATCCTCAAATCTTCCGTAAAACGTATTGGTAACAATTATcaagtcggcttaatgtggaaagccgacgaCGTAAACCTCCATTACAATCGGGCatctgcattgaagaggctttacgctctcgaacgacgttttcatcgagaCGCTGAGTTTGCCCAAAGGTACGATGCAGTagtcaaggagtacatcggtTTGAAACATGCCCGACTCCTCACTACCCAAGAAGTCCGAACGGAGACGAACAAGACGTGGTATCTACCAcaccacggggtcgtgagTACAtccagctcatcgaccaaagttcgtgttgtattcgatggagctgccGAGTTcggtggcacatcgataaacCAAAATCTGATTCGGGGACCTAACTTACTCGTTAGCTTGATCGGTGTGCTCATCCGCTTCCGCCGTAACCTCgtaccagtcggagcggacatcgagaaaatgtttcaccaaGTGAAAGTTCCCCAAGAAGACAAAACGGCATTCCGATTTATCTACCGGACGCCTGGCAGTATTGCAGCCCcgttaacgtaccagatgacCGTCCACGTATTTGGAGCAATATCATCTCCGACGAGCCGCATGTTCGCCCTCAACAGAACGGCCGATGACTACCGCAACCAGTTACACAGATGTAGCTGATAGACTTCGACGGAATTTTTACGTCTACAATTACCTCGACTCCTTCGACACTGAAGACGAGGCAGTCAAACGATCCCGCGAAATGAAATCCCTGCTTCAGTTAAGCGGGGATAACTTGACCAAATGGACGTCATCGTCGAGGAAGGTGATCGAGATATGCTGACGTTCAAGATTCGGAAGTCGTTGAACGATGAGACCCTCCCTAATCGAGACTTCCTAAGCATCATCTCTAGTGTCTACGACCCGCTGGGACTTGTCGCACCCGTTATCTTCATAACGAAGTCCGTACTTCAAGACATTTGGACAAACGAAGAACGAATTGGTTGGTACGACGTTCTGCCTGAAACATTGAGCCAACGTTTCTATAGCTGGTATGATCACCTTGAAAATTTGGAGTCTCTTTCGGTTCCGAGATGATTCCGTTTCAAACGAGGACGTTGGACTCAACAGCACCTCCACGTCTTCAtggatgcaagctccaaagggtACGGAGCAGTAGCCTATTTCCGCACTGTATTCGAAGATCAGTATATCAACGTGTCTTTCGTTATGTCGAAAACACACGTCACGCCGGTGAAAGGGCTCACTATTCCACTTTTAGAGCTACAAGCTGCAGTAGAAGGCCTCAACATCGCCCTCACGATTTGTCGTGAACTGGAAATCGATTTCCACACGGACTCACAAACGGTGTTGCGGTGGATCCATTCCAAAACCTGTcgatttgaagtcttcgtcaacaaccgcatcggAAAAATACTCCGGAACACGGGTCGTCAACAATGGCGCCATGTTGCTGGAGACTCAAACCCAGTGGACCTCTGCAAGGACGTCAACGAGTTGGTCCACTTTCACAGAGGACCTCCGTTCCTGAACCTAGACCCCTCAGAATGGTACACTTGGGAAGAGATTACGGAGCCGGAAGAACGAGACGTAAATGTGATTCGTGTCCTGGCAGTCAAAACGGAAGAGGAAAATCATGTCATTGATCGATGTGTCGCACGTTTTTCCAGTCTTTTAAAACTTAAACGAGTGCTGGCCTGGAGTAAAAGATTTGCCAACAACGCCAGAGCAAAACTAGTGGGGAAAAACCCATAGTCGGAGAGTTAAcggtagaagaaatggtagCATCACTGACACTGTCCATCATACGCGCGCaagaattggcctttgctgaagaattctgcgcccttcgcaagaatctggaattgCCACTCAGATCAAAGCTTCGCACCTTCAagcccttcttggatgaagTGGGACAGCTGCGAATAggcggacgtatacttcaAGCGCCAATATACTATGCAGCTAAACACCCTATACTCCTGCCGGCTACTCAACCTTTAACAAAAAGGATAATCTGGGATCATCACGTTAGACACGTGCATGTCAAGACCGAAAGATTGCTGACGAACTTACGTTCACGCTTTTGGATACTCTCTGGACGCAAAGTAGTAAAATCTGTTATCAACAGCTGCTGGCCTTGGAAGCGCACGTCGGCGAAACCTAGATGCCGTTGATGGCTTCCCTACCAGTACATCGTTTAACGCCTCATCTGCCCGCGTTCACGTACACAAGGATCGACTACTTTGGTCCCTTGACCGTACGAGTTGGTGGAAGGGGAAGAAGACATGAAAAACGTTGGGTTAGCCTTTTCACGTGCTTGACGACACCATCAGTTCACCTGGAGGTAGCCAACGGACTTAGTATGGAGGAGTTCTTACTCTGTTTCTGTCGTTTTGTAAGCCTACGCGGAAAAACGAAGGTCGCTTACAGCGACAATGGGACAAATTTTGTCGCCGCCGAGCAGGAGTTGCGACAGGCTTTGGAAGAGCTCGTTGTTAAACACGAAGATCTTCAGAAGGTGATGGATTGCCAACAAATAGATTGGCATTTTTCTCCACCCCATGGACCGCACTTCGGTggtgtttgggaaaggatCGTACAGTACTGCAAACGGGCAATGAAAACCAGTATAGGTAATTGCCTAGTCATGGACCAAGTATTACGGACCGTCATTGTTGAAGTAGCAGCGCTGTTAAATGCTCGGCCGTTAACTCACTTAAGCATGGATCCGGAAGATACGGATCCTTTAACTCCCAACAACTTCCTATATTGTGGGGCTCGGCCGTACTTGCCCCTCCAGTTGGCCGATGTGGAAGATATTAACATTACTAACAAGCAGCTTCTGCAAAGCCAAGCCATCCTCTAAAACTGacagacttgccgtccgattatttcttgagcggttatcggtagccgtcgatattcgcaaaaaaatgatcggcgatcattcgtctgttgaaaaaatttgatcggcgattaaatttcttagtgtttgtttttccgattattttttaccgccatctagcagtaagaaaagaacttgccattgtttaaattgaaaaaattgaaacaagtgaaaattaaaaaaaaagcgtctgctacaaaaatgacaaagctatgagtagactttcatatagtctcatctaccgttcatagatgtcgctaaataatcgaaaaataatcgcgattaaaaattaatttttttccactttaatcgccgatttcgattattttaaaataattggatcgccgattaaaattttaatcgaaatcgcaatcgcgatttattttcaatcgcgattacggcaggtctGCTGAATGAGTttcgcggggcttttgtggttgctgggaacaaagatatgttaacacgaagactagtttattattattaacattcgATAAATAacgtttataggaataatgttacaaacttaaactatcgtctgaggcaaggacaaaaaaaaaatattataattcaatattgattctcataccatttatttccttatcacattttcaattcttttcacacgtacaaagagccaaataaatgtattaaaatcataatCTATtgctataactatgccaggcGGTGACTGCTAACTGTTATCTAGGcttggagcgcttttcacccaagcaataaatagttcgagcaaaactggaatattcaatttgcgtAGGAACGTCTAAGAGTCAAACTTAAATAGTTAATGCATGGCTTTTGTTACAGAGCAaccttttgttaaagaataaccTC
The nucleotide sequence above comes from Daphnia carinata strain CSIRO-1 chromosome 3, CSIRO_AGI_Dcar_HiC_V3, whole genome shotgun sequence. Encoded proteins:
- the LOC130688031 gene encoding uncharacterized protein LOC130688031 — its product is MDASSKGYGAVAYFRTVFEDQYINVSFVMSKTHVTPVKGLTIPLLELQAAVEGLNIALTICRELEIDFHTDSQTVLRWIHSKTCRFEVFVNNRIGKILRNTGRQQWRHVAGDSNPVDLCKDVNELVHFHRGPPFLNLDPSEWYTWEEITEPEERDVNVIRVLAVKTEEENHVIDRCVARFSSLLKLKRVLAWSKRFANNARAKLVGKNP